The following are from one region of the Candidatus Abyssobacteria bacterium SURF_5 genome:
- a CDS encoding TetR/AcrR family transcriptional regulator produces the protein MTSKEKILEETTKLIHAKGFNNTSIQDILDASSVSKSNFYYHFKTKEELGFEVLALRIQQFYDFAVRPALENDLKPPERIDAFLDRLLAIGLSPQGELGCPFGNLAQEMSAVHEPLRKALSDFFHAGAELVEQCFEEGKRQGDFKESLPSKQLSEFVLAQMQGAFLLRKTHKDPKVIERNVSLLRDVIKGWRT, from the coding sequence ATGACCAGTAAAGAAAAAATACTCGAGGAAACGACGAAACTCATTCATGCCAAAGGATTTAACAATACCAGCATCCAAGATATCCTCGACGCCTCCTCCGTGAGCAAAAGCAACTTTTACTACCATTTCAAAACAAAAGAGGAACTCGGTTTCGAGGTGCTCGCCCTGCGAATACAGCAGTTTTACGATTTCGCCGTGCGGCCGGCCCTGGAAAACGATCTGAAACCGCCGGAACGGATAGACGCATTCCTCGACCGGCTCCTTGCTATCGGCCTTTCTCCTCAGGGCGAGCTCGGCTGTCCCTTCGGGAATCTTGCTCAGGAGATGAGCGCCGTCCATGAGCCGCTTCGCAAGGCATTGAGCGACTTCTTTCACGCCGGCGCCGAATTGGTCGAGCAATGTTTCGAGGAGGGGAAGCGACAGGGCGATTTCAAGGAATCACTGCCGTCAAAGCAGCTTTCGGAATTCGTTCTCGCGCAGATGCAGGGCGCGTTCCTCTTGAGAAAGACGCACAAGGATCCGAAAGTGATCGAGCGGAATGTCTCCTTGCTGCGAGATGTTATTAAGGGTTGGAGGACTTAG
- a CDS encoding glycerol-3-phosphate dehydrogenase/oxidase — protein sequence MKTHALDLRDRRKSFGRLEEQVFDVLVIGAGITGCGIARDAAMRGLSVALVDRADIGAGTSSRSSKLIHGGLRYLAQGDLFVVKEAAVERRAVRAIAPHLAQTMPMIIPLRGKTDQAKMVAAMVAYEKLGGVAPEEAHEVWDQAELHAREPRVRSGKLIGAVVYPEYVTDDFRLTLANARSAASHGACVDTYARVETLLLEGGKAAGAIVQAALPGEDDAARVRARVVVNAAGPWVDAIRRLEDAAAKKKLQLTKGIHLVVRRERLPLDNTVIMATPDRRSIFAVPRDCFVYIGTTDTFYPQAEYWPGITSEDFDYLLLPASAMFDIEPLTGNDVVSAWAGLRPLLGAEGKSPSEISRRHETMEGPGGVLSVAGGKLTSYRSMAERVVNLCEKRLQRKSNPPPTAEEPLPGGDFAGGPEKLRSQLESLGLNPADSERAARLYGAEALEISSKDAGPAGEVRHAVECEGALTLEDYWFRRSARARFDVGPPSALIRAAEHMSALMGWSEDEQMRQIERCRNLHAEELKARAETGNQ from the coding sequence ATGAAAACGCATGCCTTGGATTTGAGAGACAGGCGCAAGAGTTTTGGCCGGTTGGAGGAACAGGTTTTTGATGTGCTGGTGATAGGGGCCGGAATTACCGGCTGCGGCATAGCTCGGGACGCCGCGATGCGGGGCCTGAGCGTTGCGCTGGTTGACAGGGCCGATATCGGAGCGGGCACATCGAGCCGGTCATCGAAGCTTATTCATGGCGGCCTCCGCTATCTGGCGCAAGGCGATCTGTTCGTGGTAAAGGAAGCCGCGGTTGAACGGCGTGCCGTTCGCGCAATCGCTCCTCATCTGGCTCAGACCATGCCGATGATCATTCCGCTTCGCGGCAAGACGGACCAGGCGAAGATGGTGGCGGCCATGGTTGCCTACGAGAAGCTGGGCGGCGTCGCTCCCGAGGAGGCGCATGAAGTTTGGGATCAGGCTGAATTACACGCGCGGGAGCCGCGCGTGCGTTCAGGCAAGCTGATCGGAGCCGTTGTGTATCCTGAGTATGTGACAGACGATTTCCGACTTACTCTTGCCAATGCGCGCAGCGCGGCGTCTCATGGCGCTTGCGTGGACACATACGCCAGGGTCGAGACCCTGTTGCTGGAGGGCGGAAAGGCGGCGGGGGCGATAGTCCAGGCCGCTTTGCCCGGAGAGGATGACGCGGCACGCGTGCGCGCTCGAGTTGTGGTGAATGCCGCCGGACCGTGGGTGGACGCCATTCGACGGCTCGAGGATGCGGCGGCGAAGAAGAAGCTCCAGTTGACGAAAGGAATCCACCTGGTTGTCCGGCGCGAGCGGTTGCCCCTCGACAATACGGTTATCATGGCGACGCCCGACCGGCGCTCGATCTTTGCGGTACCGAGGGATTGTTTTGTGTATATCGGTACGACTGACACTTTTTATCCTCAAGCCGAATATTGGCCCGGGATAACGAGCGAGGATTTCGACTATCTGTTGTTGCCGGCCAGCGCGATGTTCGACATTGAGCCGCTTACTGGCAATGATGTTGTTTCGGCGTGGGCGGGCTTGAGACCTCTTTTAGGCGCGGAAGGAAAGAGCCCATCCGAGATATCACGAAGACATGAGACGATGGAAGGACCCGGCGGAGTGCTGAGCGTTGCCGGCGGCAAGCTGACGAGTTATCGCTCGATGGCTGAGCGGGTAGTGAATCTGTGTGAGAAACGGCTGCAGCGAAAGTCGAATCCGCCGCCGACGGCTGAGGAGCCTCTGCCCGGCGGAGATTTCGCGGGAGGGCCGGAGAAACTGCGCTCGCAACTCGAGTCTTTGGGTTTGAATCCCGCCGACTCGGAGCGCGCGGCCCGGCTGTATGGCGCCGAGGCTCTTGAAATATCTTCGAAAGATGCCGGCCCTGCAGGCGAGGTGCGGCACGCGGTGGAATGCGAAGGCGCGTTGACTCTGGAAGACTACTGGTTCCGGCGGAGCGCTCGCGCCCG
- a CDS encoding 4Fe-4S dicluster domain-containing protein, which produces MSKDSYRKLAEHLDAMPQGFPKTESGVELKILKKVFTEQEAEIASQMKLIPESAQQVAERLGRNPEEMGHLLETMTSKGQLMGMGPKEYRMYSAFPFLVGIHEFQLARVDKEYAALFEQYLEEALAEKLGQVAPSQVRVYPVEEAIPNQLNILPFEKVTSMIEKAQSWAISDCICRKEMTLLDKGCGKTMNNCIAFSPSPDAFDIEYRGARKATKQEVLDLLKKAEEEGLVHNSWNIQDDHMFVCNCCTCCCAILRGVKMAKSPHFLAKSNYLAQIDADTCVACGVCADERCPMGAIESRGEYFEVNPERCIGCGVCVVTCPSGALSLQRKPESQIDLPPENMISWTMQKAQITGRTMEGLI; this is translated from the coding sequence ATGAGCAAAGACAGCTACCGGAAATTAGCGGAACATCTCGATGCAATGCCGCAGGGATTTCCAAAGACCGAGAGCGGCGTCGAGTTGAAGATCCTGAAGAAAGTGTTCACCGAGCAGGAGGCCGAGATCGCATCGCAAATGAAATTGATTCCCGAATCGGCCCAGCAAGTGGCCGAGCGGTTGGGACGCAATCCCGAAGAAATGGGGCACCTGCTCGAGACGATGACCTCGAAGGGCCAGCTCATGGGGATGGGGCCGAAAGAATATCGCATGTACAGCGCGTTCCCGTTTCTTGTCGGAATCCACGAGTTCCAGCTTGCGCGCGTCGATAAGGAATATGCCGCGCTGTTCGAGCAATATCTCGAGGAAGCGCTTGCCGAAAAGCTGGGGCAGGTCGCGCCGTCGCAGGTGCGCGTGTATCCGGTCGAAGAGGCGATCCCGAATCAACTGAATATTCTTCCGTTCGAGAAGGTAACGAGCATGATCGAGAAGGCGCAGTCGTGGGCGATATCCGACTGCATCTGCCGAAAGGAAATGACCCTTCTCGACAAAGGCTGCGGCAAGACAATGAACAACTGCATTGCTTTCTCACCCTCCCCTGATGCGTTCGATATCGAATATCGCGGCGCCCGGAAAGCCACGAAGCAGGAAGTGCTCGATTTGTTGAAGAAAGCCGAAGAAGAGGGGCTGGTGCATAATTCCTGGAACATTCAGGACGATCATATGTTCGTCTGCAACTGCTGTACGTGCTGCTGCGCGATTCTGCGCGGCGTCAAGATGGCGAAATCGCCGCATTTCCTGGCGAAATCGAATTATCTCGCGCAGATCGATGCGGACACTTGCGTCGCGTGCGGCGTATGCGCCGATGAACGCTGCCCGATGGGCGCCATCGAATCGCGCGGCGAATATTTTGAAGTCAACCCCGAGCGCTGCATCGGCTGCGGCGTATGCGTGGTCACGTGTCCGAGCGGCGCGCTCTCGCTCCAGCGCAAACCCGAAAGTCAGATCGATCTGCCGCCCGAAAACATGATCTCGTGGACCATGCAGAAAGCGCAGATTACCGGCCGAACAATGGAAGGACTGATCTAA
- a CDS encoding 4Fe-4S dicluster domain-containing protein, which produces MRNKEDIMQQSPYKRLAERIDMNLNGAPKKDGDFSPAFLKYLELLFTPEEAVVASRLSVDPHMKSADEVALELGRTGEEVEHILSGLVEKGVVLGFGGQYMLPVVPLVVNVHQFRETVTKDTLEAGKLYQDFFIKDGFYKFYESSAAGTPLRRAIPVEQSIDTGQEVLSHEDLAMFLDHANMDAIALVPCPCRTRTERLGIRECKENNPVGHCFFIGMPAMLFVGRGEGKLITREEAKKYAADMREKGLVVMTDNAASMENGVICFCCGCCCSITRGLTRWDNPHAFARSNFVARVHEECAACGTCVDRCFFKAISVPDGADAAEVDPSRCMGCGVCTVTCPTGALRLERLEREPIFVSTAQLYSRVAAENEAAGQKRPME; this is translated from the coding sequence ATGAGGAATAAGGAGGACATCATGCAGCAGTCGCCCTACAAAAGACTTGCGGAACGCATCGACATGAATCTGAACGGCGCCCCGAAAAAAGACGGCGACTTTTCGCCCGCTTTCCTGAAATACCTCGAGCTGCTCTTCACTCCAGAGGAAGCGGTTGTGGCGTCGCGTCTGTCGGTCGATCCGCACATGAAGTCGGCGGACGAAGTGGCGCTCGAACTCGGGCGGACGGGCGAGGAGGTCGAGCATATATTGAGCGGATTGGTCGAGAAGGGCGTAGTGCTTGGCTTCGGCGGACAATACATGTTGCCGGTCGTCCCCCTCGTCGTGAATGTGCATCAGTTCCGCGAAACGGTAACCAAGGACACCCTCGAAGCGGGCAAACTATACCAGGACTTCTTCATCAAGGACGGTTTTTATAAATTCTACGAGTCGTCGGCGGCGGGAACTCCACTTCGCCGCGCCATTCCCGTCGAACAATCGATCGATACCGGACAGGAGGTGCTTTCGCACGAGGATCTGGCGATGTTTCTCGATCATGCGAATATGGACGCGATCGCGCTGGTTCCCTGTCCGTGCCGGACGCGGACCGAGCGACTCGGCATCCGCGAATGCAAAGAAAATAATCCGGTCGGCCACTGCTTTTTCATCGGAATGCCTGCGATGCTGTTTGTCGGTCGCGGCGAAGGCAAGCTGATCACACGTGAGGAAGCGAAGAAGTATGCGGCCGATATGCGGGAAAAGGGCCTGGTGGTAATGACCGACAACGCCGCCAGCATGGAGAACGGAGTCATCTGCTTCTGCTGCGGATGCTGCTGCTCGATCACCCGCGGCCTCACGCGCTGGGACAATCCGCATGCATTTGCCCGCTCGAATTTTGTGGCGCGCGTTCATGAGGAATGCGCCGCCTGCGGCACGTGCGTCGACCGCTGCTTCTTCAAAGCGATCTCTGTGCCGGACGGCGCCGACGCGGCCGAAGTCGATCCGAGCCGCTGCATGGGCTGCGGCGTCTGCACGGTCACGTGTCCGACGGGCGCGCTGCGGCTCGAGCGGCTCGAGCGCGAGCCGATATTCGTATCCACGGCCCAGCTCTACTCCAGAGTCGCCGCCGAGAATGAGGCCGCCGGCCAGAAGCGGCCCATGGAGTAA